Proteins encoded in a region of the Melioribacteraceae bacterium genome:
- a CDS encoding rhodanese-like domain-containing protein, whose translation MGSLLSMLFGSKNNVANLDSESFEKMAAETEDSVLLDVRTQEEFDQVRIPDSILIDIYKPDFINRVDKLDRDKTYFIYCRSGNRSYHAAVHMQKMGFEKVFNLEYGISDYTGKVEP comes from the coding sequence ATGGGCTCACTGCTTTCGATGCTCTTTGGCAGTAAAAATAATGTTGCTAACCTTGATTCGGAATCGTTTGAAAAAATGGCCGCTGAAACTGAGGATTCGGTTCTCCTGGATGTTAGAACCCAGGAGGAATTTGACCAGGTTAGAATTCCGGACTCAATTCTAATCGATATCTATAAACCCGATTTTATTAACCGGGTCGATAAGCTCGATCGGGATAAAACTTATTTTATCTATTGCCGTTCCGGTAACCGGAGCTACCATGCGGCGGTTCATATGCAGAAGATGGGATTCGAAAAAGTTTTTAACCTTGAGTACGGTATAAGCGATTATACCGGAAAGGTTGAACCGTAA
- the tgt gene encoding tRNA guanosine(34) transglycosylase Tgt, with the protein MLKFSLKKKDTNSKARTGSITTAHGVIETPIFMPVGTQGTVKAVTQRVLESDVNAEIVLSNTYHLYLRPGTKILEDAGGLHKFMNWKRPVLTDSGGFQIFSLADLRKLKQDGVEFSSHLDGSKHFFTPEKVIAIQRSIGSDIIMPLDECTPFPCEYDYAKKSKDLTTKWALKNKEAFENSNPLYGFDQSLFGIIQGSVYKDLRESSANDLLKIGFDGYAIGGLAVGEPMDLMYDLVDFTTGLMPEDKPRYLMGVGRPENILEAIARGIDMFDCVMPTRNARNAYLFTSRGIVSMRNAAYKDDYTPLDGACDCYTCSNFSKAYLRHLFNAREILALELATIHNLTFYLNLVREARKRINDGSFVEWKNNYSKIISVNVQSIN; encoded by the coding sequence TTGTTAAAATTCTCCCTGAAAAAAAAAGACACTAATTCTAAGGCAAGGACCGGCTCTATTACTACTGCTCATGGCGTAATTGAGACCCCGATCTTTATGCCGGTTGGAACACAGGGGACTGTTAAAGCCGTTACTCAGAGAGTACTAGAGTCGGATGTTAATGCTGAGATCGTTCTTTCAAATACTTATCATCTCTACTTGCGCCCCGGTACAAAAATTCTGGAGGATGCGGGCGGGCTCCACAAATTTATGAACTGGAAAAGGCCGGTCTTAACCGATAGCGGCGGATTCCAGATTTTCAGTCTGGCTGATTTGAGAAAATTAAAACAGGACGGTGTGGAATTCAGTTCCCACCTCGACGGCTCCAAACATTTTTTTACGCCTGAAAAAGTGATCGCAATTCAGAGAAGTATCGGTTCCGATATTATAATGCCGCTCGATGAATGCACTCCTTTCCCGTGCGAATATGATTATGCGAAAAAATCGAAAGACTTGACTACAAAATGGGCTCTTAAAAACAAGGAAGCCTTCGAAAACTCCAATCCTCTCTACGGATTTGATCAGTCCCTCTTCGGAATTATTCAGGGGAGTGTTTATAAAGATTTAAGGGAAAGCTCCGCTAATGATCTTCTTAAGATCGGTTTCGACGGTTATGCTATCGGCGGACTCGCAGTGGGCGAGCCGATGGACTTAATGTATGATCTGGTCGACTTCACTACCGGTTTAATGCCGGAGGATAAACCGAGGTACCTGATGGGTGTAGGACGACCTGAGAATATTCTGGAGGCGATTGCCAGAGGCATCGATATGTTCGATTGCGTTATGCCTACGCGCAACGCACGCAATGCGTATCTGTTTACCTCGAGGGGAATTGTCTCGATGCGTAATGCCGCATATAAAGATGATTACACTCCGCTTGACGGGGCATGCGACTGTTATACCTGCAGTAATTTTTCTAAAGCGTACCTTAGGCATCTTTTCAACGCAAGGGAAATTCTGGCATTGGAACTGGCTACAATTCACAATCTTACTTTTTACCTTAATCTGGTTCGTGAGGCTAGGAAGAGAATAAATGACGGATCGTTCGTCGAATGGAAAAACAATTATTCAAAAATAATTTCTGTAAATGTACAATCAATTAATTAA
- a CDS encoding decaprenyl-phosphate phosphoribosyltransferase has product MFSKISPYIRILRLSDWLKNIFVFVPLVFSKHLFHTDYILTVASGFIAFSIASGMVYVFNDIIDADSDRLHPLKKNRPVASGELNKSRAAFLLFVLFIIVLLFTILLNNKFILIIWTYVLINLLYTLYLKKIVIADIFSIASGFLLRVVSGAVIIDVDLSNWLILTTIFLSLFLAVMKRRVEFASIPDPSIQRVVLKDYSLPFIDMIAAVTSTCVVISYAFYSVAERTIKAFGSEEFVFTTLFVIFGIFRYMFIAIKKNKGENVIEAILNDLPMTINLILYIFVSLYIIYS; this is encoded by the coding sequence TTGTTTTCTAAAATTTCACCTTACATAAGAATTTTAAGATTATCGGACTGGCTGAAAAATATTTTTGTCTTTGTACCGCTTGTATTCTCCAAACACCTGTTCCATACCGATTACATTTTAACGGTTGCCTCCGGTTTTATTGCATTCTCCATTGCTTCAGGAATGGTTTATGTATTCAACGATATAATCGATGCTGATAGCGACAGGCTTCATCCATTAAAAAAAAACCGTCCTGTTGCCTCAGGGGAATTGAACAAATCCCGTGCGGCTTTTCTTCTATTTGTACTTTTTATAATTGTATTACTCTTTACGATTCTTCTGAATAATAAATTTATTCTGATAATCTGGACTTATGTTCTGATCAATCTTCTTTACACACTTTACCTTAAAAAAATTGTTATTGCCGATATATTCTCAATTGCCTCCGGATTTCTCTTAAGGGTGGTAAGCGGCGCTGTTATAATTGATGTCGATTTATCCAACTGGCTTATACTTACAACTATATTCTTGTCGCTCTTTCTTGCCGTTATGAAACGCCGGGTAGAATTCGCAAGCATTCCCGACCCATCGATTCAGCGGGTGGTTCTCAAAGACTATTCACTTCCGTTTATAGATATGATCGCTGCCGTTACTTCAACCTGTGTTGTTATCAGTTATGCTTTCTACTCCGTAGCCGAAAGGACTATTAAAGCATTCGGATCGGAGGAGTTTGTCTTTACAACTCTTTTTGTAATATTCGGAATTTTCAGGTATATGTTCATTGCAATAAAGAAAAATAAAGGTGAGAATGTAATCGAGGCGATCTTGAACGATCTGCCGATGACTATCAACCTAATCCTTTATATTTTTGTATCACTCTATATTATTTATTCATAA
- a CDS encoding hemolysin family protein yields MFFDYLFLIILVLLSAFFSSTEIAYIVSNKIKIEIRSRKNNLYARNAHYFIKNPDLFFSTLLISNNIVNVAFASLTSVFLLSAFGLEEFEILIITTLIILFFGELLPKFIGRELADSLILLSAIPLRFVLFILYPLVKITSKISSVLSRMNKREEEEILQIFDKEEIQNLIEESSEAGRMNEDQSDIISRVIEIKEQRVYEAITPRTDIAGVDISSSLEEVMDKFIETGYSKLLIYEDNLDNIKGMVLLKDFFKKPESISSMIREVVFVPDTKKSLEMLNEFLEKQFTLAVVVDEFGGTAGILTIEDLIEELFGEISDEYDEEEKVAKMTDQSTYILSGKVEIDYLNEEYGFSIDEEGDFETIAGFVTSRLGRIPYKGETFKIDNYSILILKSDKKKIDLLKLSVLPEE; encoded by the coding sequence ATGTTTTTCGATTACTTATTCCTGATTATACTTGTTTTATTAAGCGCGTTTTTCTCATCAACGGAAATAGCATATATAGTCTCCAACAAAATTAAGATTGAGATCCGTTCAAGAAAAAATAATCTCTATGCGAGGAATGCACACTACTTTATTAAAAATCCGGATCTTTTCTTCTCTACACTCCTTATCTCAAATAATATCGTAAATGTTGCATTTGCTTCTCTAACTTCTGTGTTTCTCTTATCTGCTTTCGGGCTTGAAGAATTTGAGATACTGATTATCACAACACTTATTATTCTTTTCTTCGGTGAACTCCTGCCTAAATTTATCGGTCGTGAGCTTGCCGATAGCCTTATACTTCTTTCGGCAATCCCGCTCAGGTTCGTTTTATTTATCCTTTATCCGCTGGTCAAAATAACCTCTAAAATCTCATCGGTACTGAGCAGAATGAATAAAAGGGAGGAAGAGGAGATACTACAGATTTTTGACAAAGAGGAGATTCAAAACCTGATTGAAGAGAGCAGCGAAGCTGGCAGAATGAATGAGGACCAGTCGGATATTATCTCCCGCGTCATCGAGATTAAAGAACAGAGAGTATATGAAGCTATTACTCCCCGGACCGATATCGCCGGAGTAGATATTTCCAGCTCACTCGAAGAGGTGATGGATAAGTTTATCGAAACAGGGTACTCCAAACTGTTAATCTATGAGGATAACCTCGATAATATTAAGGGAATGGTCCTCTTAAAGGACTTTTTTAAGAAACCTGAAAGTATCTCTTCGATGATTAGAGAAGTTGTCTTTGTTCCCGATACTAAAAAGAGCCTCGAAATGCTTAATGAATTCCTGGAGAAACAGTTTACATTAGCTGTCGTTGTTGATGAGTTCGGAGGTACTGCTGGAATTCTAACGATCGAGGATCTGATTGAAGAACTCTTCGGCGAAATAAGCGATGAGTACGATGAAGAAGAGAAGGTTGCAAAAATGACTGACCAGTCTACCTACATTCTAAGTGGAAAGGTCGAGATCGATTATTTAAACGAGGAATACGGTTTCTCAATTGATGAGGAAGGGGATTTTGAAACGATCGCCGGATTTGTTACATCCCGCTTAGGACGAATCCCTTACAAGGGGGAAACGTTTAAGATAGATAACTACTCGATACTGATCCTGAAATCGGATAAGAAAAAGATCGACCTGCTAAAACTCTCGGTTCTGCCGGAGGAATAA
- a CDS encoding DCC1-like thiol-disulfide oxidoreductase family protein, with the protein MDHPVIFIDGQCNLCNGLVRLLISIDKEKILRYSHLQSAYASRIDKIKPYLTTPFNSVILFERKEVYLKSEAIGRIFSKLKYPWKALSIVRFLPEKINDFFYDIIARNRYKIFGSRAQCPVPDQNQKDLFLL; encoded by the coding sequence ATGGATCACCCGGTTATCTTTATAGACGGGCAGTGTAATCTCTGCAATGGTCTGGTTAGATTACTGATTAGTATCGATAAAGAAAAAATTTTAAGGTATTCTCATCTTCAGTCTGCTTATGCCTCGCGAATCGATAAAATCAAACCATATCTGACAACACCGTTTAATTCGGTGATATTATTTGAAAGGAAAGAAGTTTATCTAAAATCGGAGGCAATTGGAAGGATCTTCAGTAAACTGAAATACCCGTGGAAAGCCTTAAGTATTGTTAGATTTCTGCCTGAAAAAATAAACGATTTTTTCTATGATATAATTGCCCGAAATCGGTATAAAATATTCGGATCCAGAGCTCAATGCCCTGTTCCTGATCAAAATCAGAAGGATCTGTTCCTGCTGTAA
- the yajC gene encoding preprotein translocase subunit YajC — MEILLAMAPPPDGSGGGGGSLISTLIMFGAIFAIFYFMIIRPQQKRAKERDKLLSSVQKGDKVILSSGLYGTIAGLEEKTCLIDVGNNVKMKFDRSAIASVVKE; from the coding sequence GTGGAAATATTACTGGCAATGGCTCCGCCGCCTGATGGATCGGGCGGAGGCGGAGGAAGTTTAATTAGCACCCTGATTATGTTCGGCGCTATCTTCGCGATTTTTTATTTTATGATCATCAGACCCCAGCAGAAGAGAGCTAAAGAAAGAGATAAACTCTTATCTTCTGTTCAAAAAGGGGATAAAGTGATTTTAAGCAGCGGACTCTACGGAACAATTGCAGGCCTCGAGGAAAAAACCTGCCTTATCGATGTCGGCAATAACGTTAAAATGAAATTCGACCGCTCGGCTATCGCTTCTGTAGTTAAAGAATAG